A genomic region of Prionailurus bengalensis isolate Pbe53 chromosome D1, Fcat_Pben_1.1_paternal_pri, whole genome shotgun sequence contains the following coding sequences:
- the MSANTD2 gene encoding myb/SANT-like DNA-binding domain-containing protein 2 isoform X4 yields MPPPFSSARGFGAPHPRPSPRERSGRRGRARGERPGEADGLRSAAGARSRPPSGEPGPRAAPETAAAGCAGASLPGGAAAAAWKMAAPCGSELPANSPLKIPKMEVLSPASPGGLSDGNPSLSDPSTPRGASPLGPGSATGSGAAASGGLGLGLGGRSAASSSVSFSPGGGGGGAAAAAAAACRGMSWTPAETNALIAVWGNERLVEARYQQLEGAGTVFGSKAPGPAMYERVSRALAELGYERTPSQCRERIKLVRCPELNAVLQLWPHRC; encoded by the coding sequence ATGCCCCCACCCTTCTCGTCAGCTCGGGGCTTCGGCGCGCCTCATCCCCGCCCCTCACCCCGGGAGAGGAGCGGGCGGCGCGGTAGGGCCCGCGGAGAGAGGCCGGGGGAAGCGGACGGCCTCCGTTCGGCAGCAGGGGCCCGTAGCCGCCCGCCCTCGGGCGAGCCAGGCCCGAGGGCAGCCCCGGAGACCGCGGCGGCCGGATGCGCGGGCGCGTCACTTCCGGGCGGTGCAGCGGCGGCCGCTTGGAAGATGGCTGCGCCCTGTGGCTCGGAGCTGCCCGCCAACTCGCCGCTAAAAATCCCGAAGATGGAGGTGCTCTCCCCGGCTTCTCCTGGTGGCCTGAGCGACGGAAATCCATCGCTGTCCGACCCTTCCACGCCTCGGGGTGCCTCCCCGCTCGGGCCGGGCAGTGCGACGGGCTCGGGGGCAGCGGCGTCTGGGGGTctcgggctggggctggggggccgcAGCGCCGCCTCGTCCTCGGTCTCCTTCTCCCCTGGTGGCGGCGGTGGCGGGGCTGcggcagccgccgccgccgcctgccGGGGCATGTCGTGGACGCCGGCCGAGACGAACGCGCTCATCGCAGTATGGGGCAACGAGCGGCTGGTGGAGGCGCGGTACCAGCAGCTGGAGGGAGCCGGCACGGTGTTCGGCAGCAAGGCCCCTGGGCCAGCCATGTACGAGCGCGTGTCCCGGGCCCTGGCCGAGCTGGGCTACGAGCGGACCCCTTCCCAGTGCCGGGAGCGCATCAAG